The DNA sequence AGAGCGATTGGCCCCGACGACGACTTGGTTCCGAATGGCCACCCGGTCGCGATGATCAGCTATGACTACTGGCGGCGCCGCTTTGGAGCCGACCCCGCGACGATCGGCCGCGGCATCGAGCTCTCAGGGACTCCGTTCACCATTGTCGGAGTCACGCCGCCGGAGTTCTTCGGAATGGAGGTAGGTTCGGCGCCCGACATCTTTGTGCCGATGATGATGCAGCCCACAGTCGTGCCCTCCTCGGAGAATCTGCTGGTGAATCCAGGCCAGTACCTGACGTGGGTGCAGGTTTTCGGTCGGTTGAATCCGGGGCTGCGGCCGGCCCAGGCTGCGGCGCAACTGGAGGGGCCGTTTCGCCAGGAGATCCCGAAGGGCGGCAAGTTCTCGTCGATGGGGAAGGAGCGGCTGCGACTGGCGCCCGCGGCGGCCGGGCTGTCTGAACTCCGGGACCAGTTTTCAAAGCCGCTGTTTCTACTGATGGCGCTGGTGGGCATCGTACTGCTCATCGCCTGCGCGAACACTGCCAACCTGCTGCTAGCCCGGGCCGCGGCGCGTCAACCGGAGTTCGCCATGCGGGTTGCGCTGGGTGGGCCTCGCGGTCGGCTCATCAGCCAGTTGCTGGTGGAGAGCGTCGTGCTTTCCGCGATCGGAGGAGTGCTCGGTCTCATGCTGGCAAATTGGGCAACGCGGCTGCTGGTCGCTTATCTGTCATCCGGCCGGTCGCCGATTGTCCTTGATTTGAACCCGAACCTGCGAATTCTCGCGTTCACTGCTGGTGTCTCCATCCTCACCGCTATCCTCTTCGGACTGATGCCCGCGATCAGGGCCACCCGCGTTGCCAGCGGGCCCTCCCTGGGAACTCTCTCCGGCACCGCCAGGGGCAGTGTCGGCGGTCTGGGGTCCGGCAGAGTCCTGGCGGTGGTGCAGGTGGCGCTGTCGCTGGTGCTGCTGGCGGGTGCAGGGCTGTTTGTACGCAGCCTCCAGAACGTGAGCAGCCAGGATGGCGGGTTTGCCCGCGATTCCGTGCTTGTCGTGCGGGTGGAACCCAAGGGCAGCAACCAGAGGAACGCCGAGGGCGCACTGGCCCGGCTGGACCGCACCTATCGGGACCTCATCGGCCGCGTGGAGACAATTCCCGGAGTCAAAGCGGTGGGCATGGCGCAGTTTACCCCGACCACGCCCCGAGGGGCGAACGCTCAGTTTACGTTGCCGTCGGGGGAGGTACTGCGTGCGTTTGCGCCGATGGTCTACCCGAGCTTCTTTGCGGCCTCGGGTATCGCCATGGCGGCTGGCCGCGACTTCAACTCCGGCGATCTTAGGGAGAACTCAGCGCTGGTCGCGGTAGTGAACGAGACTTTTGCCCGCAAGGCTTTTCCCAAGGAGAATCCCGTTGGCAAGCGGATCGCACTGGACACCGAAGCATACGAGATCATCGGAGTCGTCAAGGATTCCCGGTACCTGAATCCACGCGGCGAGACCATGCCCACTGTCTATGAGCCCTTCCTTCAATTCGGCACCGGGCGTGGCCAGATGGCACTCTATGTCCGGGTGGAAGCCGGCGCACAAACCGTAGTGCCGCAATTGCGCGAGGCGATTCAGAACGTCGATCGGGAATTGCCGATGTTCGAGATCCAGACCCTGGCCGAGGAGATGGATGCAGTGCTGGTAAGGGAGCGGCTGATGGCTACTCTTTCCGGCCTTTTCAGCCTTTTGGCCACACTGCTCGCCGCGGTCGGTTTGTATGGGCTCTTCGCGTTCGCAGTAGCGCAGCGGACGCGGGAGATCGGGATTCGCATGGCGCTCGGAGCGCAGGGTGGCGATGTCGTGTGGGCGGTGATGCGGGAAGTGCTGGCCCTGGCCTTGGCGGGTGTGGCCATCGGGATCCCTGCCGCGCTGTTGTGTGCCCGGCTCGCATCCGCCCAGATCTCAGGGCTGTTGTTCGGCCTGCGGCCCTCCGATCCGTTGACAATTGCTGCGGCGACGCTGGGTCTCTTGTTCACGGCGGCGCTGGCGGGTTTCCTGCCGGCCATGAAGGCGGCCCGGGTCGACCCTCTGCGTGCTCTCCGCAGCGAATAACCAGTCAGGTTGTGGGGAATCAGGGCCGCTGCATGAGCTCACCGGGGTGCTTCAATCCGCCGATTTCGAATTCGTAGCGCTCGACGCCGATCACCGCCATCAGTTTACCCGCGCCTAACGGCCGCCCCTGTGTCTCGAAAAACAGGGCTCCATCGGTGGATTCACCGGCGCCGAGCTTCGTGGCAACCAGGACGATGGCCGAGGCGGCCGCGGCCGCCTTGATCTTCGAAGAGCCCACCTCGGCTAACGCGGCCTGGCGCCGCTGCTCGTAGCCGTTCGTCGACTGAAAGCGGCTGAGGCCATACAGCCCAACTTCATAGGTGCCTACCAGTTTGATCACGTCGTTGCGGCCGCCTCGTTGCAGAAACTGCATCACCACGTTGCGGGCCGGCGTGGCGGGGACCACCGTACCATCCGACCGTACAAAGCGGAAGTCGTCGGGCTTCACCGTTCGCGCCGAGGGCGACCCGTTCGAAATGGCGACCTGGAGGACGGCATATTCTTTGAGGTTGGCCGGCAGCGGCGCGAACATGACTGTGAGGCCTGAACGCGTCAGTGTCTGGTACTTCAAGCCGTTCGACTCAAACTCGATGGCTTGGCCAAACAAAGGGCAAACACTCCACGCCAGGGCGGCCAGTAGGGCGCTGCGAATGGCGTGGTGAAGCATATCTCCATGATAGACTGGCGACTGGAACGGGTCGTCTCGAGATCCACCGAAGATAGTGGATCCTCTTCATTCCAGGATCGAATTACTTATGAGCAATACCGGTGTCTGTCCTAGCAGTCATACGTTGGAATCTCTTGGATTAACACCCACCACTCAGTGGTGGAACTTGGGTACCGGCCGTCTGACAGAGATGGCCCTACAACGGCAGGAAGGCGTTCTTGCCGGAAACGGAGCGCTGGTGGTCCGCACCGGCCAGTTCACCGGGCGATCTCCGAAAGATAAGTTCATCGTCCGGGATAGCTATACCGAAGGCACCGTGGCCTGGGGCAGTGTCAATCAGCCGCTCTCGCCCGATCAATTCGACGGCATCTGGGCGCGTGTGCAGCAGTTCTTAAATGGGCGTGAGGTGTTCATTGCCGATCTGAAGGCAGGCGCCGACCCCACTTTCATGATGCCCATCCGCGTGATCACCCAGCGGGCATGGCACTCCATGTTTGCCCGGCAGTTGTTCATCAAGCCGGAGTTGCACGAATTGGCCGGACACGTGCCGGACTTCACCATCGTCTTTGCCCCCGAGTTCACCTGCGATCCGGAGACTGACGGCACGCGGTCCGAGACCGCAATCTGCGTCAACTTCACCCGGCGAATGGTGCTGATCTTGGGTACCTTCTATGCCGGCGAGATGAAGAAATCGGTGTTCACCATCCTCAACCACCTGCTGCCGGAAAAGAACGTATTGCCGATGCACTGTTCCGCCAACGTGGGCGGTCACAAGAAGGTAGCCCTGTTCTTCGGCCTGTCCGGCACCGGCAAGACCACGCTCTCGGCGGACAAGGAGCGCCGGCTGATTGGTGACGACGAGCATGGTTGGTCGGAGACGGGGGTTTTCAACTTCGAAGGCGGCTGCTATGCCAAGTGCATTCGGTTATCGCGCGAGGCCGAACCGCAGATCTTTGACGCCATCCGTTTCGGATGCGTGCTGGAGAACGTCGTGATTGATCCGGAGACTCGGATCCTGAACTATGATTCCGAGGAGTTCACCGAGAATACGCGAGCGGCTTACCGCGCCCAGTACATCAGCAACGCGCTGGTGCCTGGCTTGGGTGGCCATCCTTCCGATGTCGTCTTTCTGACGGCCGATGCCTTCGGTGTGCTTCCTCCAATCTCCAAGCTGACGCCACAGCAGGCCATGTACCACTTCCTCAGCGGCTACACGGCCCGCCTGGCGGGTACTGAGCGGGGTCTTGGCAAGGAGCCGCAGGCGACCTTCAGTTCCTGCTTTGGCGAGCCCTTCCTTCCTCGCAGCCCTCTGGAATATGCCCGCATGCTGGGCGAGAAGCTGGAGAAGCACAAAGCCCGGGTCTGGTTGGTGAACACCGGTTGGGTCGCCGGACCGGCCGGCGTGGGTCACCGCATGAAGCTCGCCCACACGCGGGCCATGGTCAACGCCGCGATTGAAGGGGAACTCAGCGACGTGCCGGTGGTGCCGCATCCCGTGTTCCAGGTGCAGGTACCCGCATTTTGCCCCGGCGTACCTAACGAAGTCTTGGATGCGCGTGCAATGTGGGCCGACAAGGCCGCATACGACGCGGCCGTCAAGGATCTGGCGGATCGCTTTCGTCGTAACTTCGCCGAGAAGTTCGGCTCGGTCGGTGCCGACATCGCCGCCGCGGGGCCACTGGCCGGCTAGCCGCCGCCGGTCGGCCTTGTCCGAATTGCTAAGATGCAGTGGGAGCCAATCTTGCCCGGTGGTAGGCACGGTCTTCAAAACCGCTGAACGGTTCTCTGGATCGTTGGTCGGTTCGACTCCGACTGGTTCCCGCCAAGGCCCATCGCTGACATGATTCCTTGGGAGACTCTCAACCCCGAGCAGCGTGAGGCCGTCGAGGCCTGGAATCTCGCTTTGCTCGTCATGGCGCCCGTGGGCACTGGCAAGACCAATGTCCTGGCTCTGCGCGCCGCGAATGCGGTGGAGCAGGGCGTTGCCCCGTCGTCGATCCTCTGCCTCTCGTTCACAAACAAGGCCGCCCGCGAGGTGAAAGACCGCCTCACCCGGCACCTGGGCCGGCGGGGCGGGGAAGTGACGGCCAAGACGTTCCACGGCCTGTGCGCGCAGATCCTGCGTGTCGAGGCGCCGGCCGTGGGCTGGGACCGCGATTTCCTCATCTATGACGAAGAGGATTGCCGCTCAATCCTCGGCGAGGTGGCGCGCCGCGCCAACATCAAGCCGCCGGACGACGAGCGCGACTCCTTTGAGTTCCTGCTCTTCGACGCGGCCGCCCGCGCCCGCCTCAGCGAATTCGACGATGAAGTCCCGCGGACTCCCCAGCAGGTCTTCGATTCCTGCCTGCGGGATAGCCGCGCATCGTTCCTGCAGTATCGTGGCGGGCTCATGTTCAAACCGCTGCTGACGGAGTATGTTCACGCCCTGCGCGACTGTCACGCCGTCGACTTTGCCGACCTGATAGCCGGTGTGAATCGCCTGTTCAAGGAGAATCCCGAGGCGCTGGAACGCTGGCAGAGCAAGTTCTCCTGGATCCAGGTGGATGAGATTCAGGACACGAACCGAGGAGAATACCGGCCCCTGGCGCTCCTCGCCGCTCGTCACCGCCGCCTCTCGCTCTTCGGTGACATTGACCAGACCATCTATCAGTGGCGTGGGTCGGTTCCGCTGCGGATCCTTGCCGAGTATAAATCGGCATTCGCGCCGGTCCACGAGATCCGGTTCACGCGGAACTACCGTTCCACCCGCCGCATTCTAGAGGCCTGCGAGCGCCTGATTCGGGCTTGTCCCGGGGCATTGACCAAGCACATCGTGCCGCAGCAGGCCGAGGAAGGCGAACCGCTGCGTGTCTATGAGGCGGACGATGCCCGCGACGAGGCCCGCTGGATCCGCAACCAGGTGCAGACCCTGGTGGAGGAGCAGGGCGTCCAACTTGGCCAGATAGCGGTGCTCACCCGCAGCAACTTCACTTCGCGCGAGGTGTCCCGAAACTTCACGGCGCTGGGACTGCCTCATCTTCAGGTGGACCAGTTCAAGTTCTTCCAGCGGGCGGAGATCAAGGAGGCATTGGCGCACCTGCGCCTGCTGTTGAATCCACACGATGCCAACAGTCTGATGCGCTATCTGAAAACGCCGCCCAAGGGCGTCGGCGAGGCCACCATCGAGGCTCTGGCCGGCGCGCCCCGGCAAGCCGGCTTAAAGCCCGCGGACCTGCTCTCTCCCTCGACGTTTGAATTCGGCGACCCGTTCCGGCCCTTGCTGGAAGCCGCACGCGCGGGACGCGTTGTGGTCTTCGACATCGAGACCACGGGGCTCGCCGTCGGCGATGACGAAATTGTGGAGATCGCGGCAGCACGCTGCGACGGGTCCTCCGTGCTGGCTGAGTTTCACGCGTATCTGAAGCCCTCACGGCCGGTGGGTGACTCGGAACCAATCCATCATCTCAGCGACGAGTTCCTGGCTCGCGAGGGCCGCGACCCGGGCCAGGTGCTGCGCGAGTTCGAGTTGTTCTGTGACGGCTGTGTTCTGGCTGGCCACAATGTGGCCTTGTTCGACGTGCCCATGGTGCGCAGCGTGTGTGCCCGGTTGGGTTTGCCCGCCTGGGGCGCCGTACAGGTGTTCGATACGCTCGACCTCACGCGCCGCTTCCACCGCCTGCCCCGGTACAAGCTAGGCGAGATCTGTAGCCGCCTGGGACTCAGGAGCATCCCGACTCATCGCGCCGACGCCGATGTCGCGGCCACCGTGGAATTGCTCCAAGTCCTCTTGCCGCGCCTGGAGGAGGGAGCCCTGGCGCGAGTGAGTGCCGTGAAGCAGTACGGCCCGAAGTTCAAGCCGTTGGCCGAGAAGATGGAGCAGTGGCGCCAGTTCCTGGCCGTGGAGCGGCCGCACGAACTGCTGGAGCGCATCCTGCACGAATCGGGTCTCATTAAGCACTACGAGCGGGACGCGTCCGACGCCCCACGCCGTGAGCATCTTGATGAACTACTCTCGTTGTTCCAGCGTTTTGACGACCTGTCGATGCAACCCATGGACGCCACAATCCATGTGCTCAGCGTGGCCTCGTTGGGCAAAGAGATCGATGGACAAGCGGTGGACGAAGACAAGGTTCTGCTGCTGACGGTCCATCAGGCCAAGGGTCTGGAATTCGACACCGTCTTCATAGCAGGTGCCGCCGATGGCGAGTTTCCCAATCGCCGCAGCGTGAAGGAAGGGCTCGAGGATGAGGAGCACCGGCTATTCTACGTCGCCGTTAGCCGGGCCAAACGGCGGCTCTACTTTACTTACCCCGTCATTGGAGGGTGGGGCCGGCAGCAGATGCCTAGCCGCTATCTGCGCATGGTGATGCCGGTCAAAGAGTGACGCGGCGGCGCCAGTACAGATAGAGCG is a window from the uncultured Paludibaculum sp. genome containing:
- a CDS encoding 3'-5' exonuclease; translation: MIPWETLNPEQREAVEAWNLALLVMAPVGTGKTNVLALRAANAVEQGVAPSSILCLSFTNKAAREVKDRLTRHLGRRGGEVTAKTFHGLCAQILRVEAPAVGWDRDFLIYDEEDCRSILGEVARRANIKPPDDERDSFEFLLFDAAARARLSEFDDEVPRTPQQVFDSCLRDSRASFLQYRGGLMFKPLLTEYVHALRDCHAVDFADLIAGVNRLFKENPEALERWQSKFSWIQVDEIQDTNRGEYRPLALLAARHRRLSLFGDIDQTIYQWRGSVPLRILAEYKSAFAPVHEIRFTRNYRSTRRILEACERLIRACPGALTKHIVPQQAEEGEPLRVYEADDARDEARWIRNQVQTLVEEQGVQLGQIAVLTRSNFTSREVSRNFTALGLPHLQVDQFKFFQRAEIKEALAHLRLLLNPHDANSLMRYLKTPPKGVGEATIEALAGAPRQAGLKPADLLSPSTFEFGDPFRPLLEAARAGRVVVFDIETTGLAVGDDEIVEIAAARCDGSSVLAEFHAYLKPSRPVGDSEPIHHLSDEFLAREGRDPGQVLREFELFCDGCVLAGHNVALFDVPMVRSVCARLGLPAWGAVQVFDTLDLTRRFHRLPRYKLGEICSRLGLRSIPTHRADADVAATVELLQVLLPRLEEGALARVSAVKQYGPKFKPLAEKMEQWRQFLAVERPHELLERILHESGLIKHYERDASDAPRREHLDELLSLFQRFDDLSMQPMDATIHVLSVASLGKEIDGQAVDEDKVLLLTVHQAKGLEFDTVFIAGAADGEFPNRRSVKEGLEDEEHRLFYVAVSRAKRRLYFTYPVIGGWGRQQMPSRYLRMVMPVKE
- the pckA gene encoding phosphoenolpyruvate carboxykinase (ATP), with amino-acid sequence MSNTGVCPSSHTLESLGLTPTTQWWNLGTGRLTEMALQRQEGVLAGNGALVVRTGQFTGRSPKDKFIVRDSYTEGTVAWGSVNQPLSPDQFDGIWARVQQFLNGREVFIADLKAGADPTFMMPIRVITQRAWHSMFARQLFIKPELHELAGHVPDFTIVFAPEFTCDPETDGTRSETAICVNFTRRMVLILGTFYAGEMKKSVFTILNHLLPEKNVLPMHCSANVGGHKKVALFFGLSGTGKTTLSADKERRLIGDDEHGWSETGVFNFEGGCYAKCIRLSREAEPQIFDAIRFGCVLENVVIDPETRILNYDSEEFTENTRAAYRAQYISNALVPGLGGHPSDVVFLTADAFGVLPPISKLTPQQAMYHFLSGYTARLAGTERGLGKEPQATFSSCFGEPFLPRSPLEYARMLGEKLEKHKARVWLVNTGWVAGPAGVGHRMKLAHTRAMVNAAIEGELSDVPVVPHPVFQVQVPAFCPGVPNEVLDARAMWADKAAYDAAVKDLADRFRRNFAEKFGSVGADIAAAGPLAG
- a CDS encoding ABC transporter permease → MLADVWYRLRALFRRTSLEEELNDELRFHLERSVEKLKRAGLGEEEALRRARLELGGLEQVKEECRDARGVALVETLLHDFGFALRVLRKSPGFTLSVTLTLALGIGANTAIFSLMDAVMWRMLPVERPQELLLLTHGQGAASEGGFTYQQYQAMRQQNQTMEGLAAWSPARLNVRLDGRVEPTAPGHLVSGNYFSLLGVRAVAGRAIGPDDDLVPNGHPVAMISYDYWRRRFGADPATIGRGIELSGTPFTIVGVTPPEFFGMEVGSAPDIFVPMMMQPTVVPSSENLLVNPGQYLTWVQVFGRLNPGLRPAQAAAQLEGPFRQEIPKGGKFSSMGKERLRLAPAAAGLSELRDQFSKPLFLLMALVGIVLLIACANTANLLLARAAARQPEFAMRVALGGPRGRLISQLLVESVVLSAIGGVLGLMLANWATRLLVAYLSSGRSPIVLDLNPNLRILAFTAGVSILTAILFGLMPAIRATRVASGPSLGTLSGTARGSVGGLGSGRVLAVVQVALSLVLLAGAGLFVRSLQNVSSQDGGFARDSVLVVRVEPKGSNQRNAEGALARLDRTYRDLIGRVETIPGVKAVGMAQFTPTTPRGANAQFTLPSGEVLRAFAPMVYPSFFAASGIAMAAGRDFNSGDLRENSALVAVVNETFARKAFPKENPVGKRIALDTEAYEIIGVVKDSRYLNPRGETMPTVYEPFLQFGTGRGQMALYVRVEAGAQTVVPQLREAIQNVDRELPMFEIQTLAEEMDAVLVRERLMATLSGLFSLLATLLAAVGLYGLFAFAVAQRTREIGIRMALGAQGGDVVWAVMREVLALALAGVAIGIPAALLCARLASAQISGLLFGLRPSDPLTIAAATLGLLFTAALAGFLPAMKAARVDPLRALRSE